The window GGTCGGCGAGGTGATCCGGAGGAAGCGGCCCAGGTCCGTCGCGGGAAAAGGGAGTGGCCGTGCCCGGCCGGACGCTCAGCCCACCGTCACGGTCGGTTCGTGCCGGACGGGGAAGTTCACCGAGTTGGCGATGAAGCAGGCCCGGTGGGCCTCCTCGTGCAGTGCGAGCGCCGCGACCACCATCGACTCCTCGCTGACGGTGATCCGAGGGTGCACCACGGCCTCCGTGAACTGCCCGCCGTCCCCGGCGGTGGCCATCGTTGCGGTCGCCTCGTCGACGTACGAAGTGACCACCACGCCGTTGACCGTGCAGAAGTGCAGGTAGGAGAGCATGTGGCACTGGGACAGCGCGGCGAGCAGCAGTTGTTCGGGGTTCCAGCGCGAGGCATCGCCGTGGAAGGTCGGGTCGGAGCTGCCCAGGATCGCCGGCAGTTCTCCGGCGGCCACTTCGTGTGCCCGTGAGAAGGCGCGGTAGTGGCTGGTGCCGGTGCCGAGGTTGCCGGTCCAGGTGACGCGGGTGGCGTAGGAGTGCAGTCGGGCCATAGCGGCTGCTCCGTCTCTAGATACGGGAGTGGGCGGCGGCGCAGCAGAGTGTCCGGGGTGCGGTGCGGTGCGGTGCGGGTGCAGGGGCGGCGGCTGCGCCGAGCGGCGCGCGTTGCCGGGCGCCGACCTGGATCGTACGGCCGCCCTGGGGAGCGCCGTCACACCTGGGCGGCCAGCCGCCGGAAGGACTGAACCCATGGCCTCCGGGGCCCTTTGGGATGACCGGTCCGGGGAGCGGGATCGCAGCGATCAGCGCGACGACCTCTGCAGGGCGGGTGGCCTCCGGAGCGCGGCCGTGAGGATGAGCTCACGGTCCGGGTCAGCCCCCGGGCCTTCGATGCGCGGGGACGCGCCGGGTGCGTGTGCCATCCGTCCAGCGTAGAAGGGCGGGCAGGCGCGGGGCCGCAGTGTCCGGGATGTGGCCTTGAGCGGGACCGCCCCCGGACCTGGCCCTGACGGTCGCCCGTACCTCCATCGCGCCCGTCGGCCGTCCGTGAGCCGGCCTCCGGACGGATGGCGGCCGGTACGGATCTTCCGCTGCGCCCGAGCCTGCCTCGCGCCCGCCCGTAACTGGCCACGGCCGGGCCGGACCCGATCCACGGCCCATAGAGTTAGATAAGGCAAACCTAAATTCGAATCGCGGGCATAGTCGTCCGGGACAGCAGTGGGGCGGTACCGGGATGGTGAGGAATGGACGGGACGCGCGGCGTCCGCATGGTGAGCTCGTCGCGGACGTGCTGGCGATCTTATGGGCGGCAGAGGAGCCTTTGACGCCGCACCAGATCAATGCCGCGCTCGAACGAGACCTGGCCAGGACGACGGTCACCACGATCCTGACACGTCTGCACGAGAAGGGGACGCTCGTTCGCACCCGCGCGGGGCGGGGCTTCGCCTACGCAGCGGCGGATGATGCCGCCGGGCTGGCAGCCGGGCGCATGCGGCAGGAGCTGGAACGGGAGCCGCAGCGTGACCTGGTGCTGAAGCGGTTCGTGTCTTCGTTGTCCGGGGACGACGAGGAGGCATTGCGGCGCCTGCTCCTGGAGCGCGAGCAGGGCGATTGACCCTGTCCTGGTTGTGGCCCTGGCCATGCTGACGCGGGTGCATCCATGGGCGCGGCCGCAGCCACGCGCCGGTCGCTGCTGCCGCCGGAGCAGTGCTGACAGGCCGGACAGCACCGGTGGTTCGCCGCTGGTACGGGCACCGTTCGCTGCTCGCGCGCCCGGTCCGTCGCAGGCGAACGCGCCGTCCGGCGAGACCTGTTGGTCCGGGCCTCGCAGGGCTCGCGACGGTGGTGGCCGCATCGGTCGTACTGGGACTGGCCTGGCGTACGGGCTGTACGAGTAGGCGGAAGGCTCGCGGCTCAAGCCCTGCGACGCCGCTGAGACCGTGAGCGTCGACTGCGATGTAGACCAGCCGCCTTGGGCGTGAGTATGGTTAGCCTAGGTTTATTCCACATCCTGCCATCCCCGGAGTGCCGTCTGAGTCCGGGGACATGTGCCCCCGTGACCGGCGTATTGCTGCGGGCTGCGGGAACGACTGACCGCGGCGGGCCGGTTCGGGGGTGACGTCCCCCTCCCCAGTGAGTTGGAGGCGACGTGTACGACAGGGGGAGCGGATCGTCGAATCCCTCCGAGCAGACCGTGGAACTCCTGGCGGCAGCCGGCAGGGCCGTGGAGACGCTGGTGGCCGAGCGTATCGGTGTGCGCGGGTCGAGCCCCCTCCACCAGTCGGTCCTCAAGGCGCTCGCCGATCTGGGGCCGCACGCCCACCTCGATCTCGCCACGCAGATAGAGGCGCCGCTGGATGATGTCGTGCGGGTGATCGATGAGCTCATGGAGCAGGGCCTGGTCCACGCGATGGTTGTCAACATCGGTGGCCGGCATGAGGTGGTGACGCTCACGGAAGCCGGTACTGAGGCCCTGGCGGCCACAGTGGATGACGTGAAGAGCCTGCAGGACGCTCTGCTGGCCTCGATCACGAAGGGTGAGCGCGCACAGCTGCACTACCTGCTGCGGCGGGTGTACACGACTGCCACCCGTGCCGATGGGCTGCGCTCGGTTTCGCCCTGAAGGCGCAGGCGGCCAGGGCGGAGACGACCGCGCCGGTGGCCGTGGCGAGCACCCGTACGATGAGCGCATGACCTTCGCCGCGAAGCCGCTGGGACGACGCCCTGCCGGGCGGGGCTTCCTGCTGCTCGTCCTCGCGGTGCTGGCCGGTGTCCTGGGCATGCACGCCCTGGCCCCGAGCCCCCTGCCGACGGCGCACGCCGGTAGCGGGCACACCATGGTCATGGCTCATACGGAGGCCGACCCGGACGCGGCGGGCGACTGCTCGCACCCGGCCGGTGGATCGGATCATCTCGATCACGCGGACGGAACGTGCGCCGCCGCCGGGGTGAGCTCCTCCTACGCCCCGCCCGCGCTGAGCGCCGCGTTCGGTGGTGTTCCCGCTGCTGTTGTGCAGGCTGGGGCGGCGCCGGAGGCGCCGGTGAGTACGCGGGCGCCACCCGACCTTTCCGAGCTGCAACTCCTGCGGATATAGAGCGGCCCACACGGCATCTGCCGGTCCGGTGACCGGTGAGCGATGCCGTGCCCCGGCACGCCCTGTTCCGTACGCGCGCACGTCCTGACCGTAGGACTGCGCATCAAGGAGTCGCACCCACATGAACCGCAACCGTTCCCTCGTCCGCCGCACCACCGCCGTCGGGGCCGTCGCAACGGCCGCCCTCGTGCTGGCCGCATGCGGCAGCAACGACAGCCCGGCCGGTCACGGAGGCCACGCTTCCGCCTCGCCGTCGGCTTCGGCCTCCGCCGCACAGGGGCAGCACAACGCGGCCGATGCCGCGTTCGCCAAGGGGATGATCCCTCACCACAGGCAGGCCGTTGAGATGGCCGACCTCGCCCCGACCCGTGCGGACTCCGCCGAGGTCAAGCAGCTCGCCGAGGAGATCAAGAAGGCCCAGGACCCGGAGATCAAGACGCTCTCCGGTTGGCTGGCTTCCTGGGGCGAGCAGGTGCCCGCCGAGGGTGCCATGGACCACTCCATGCACGGCGCGGGCGGCGGCATGATGACCGCCGAGGAGATGGAGAACCTGAAGAATGCCTCGGGCAAGGCGTTCGACACCGCTTTCATGGAGCTGATGATCAAGCACCACGAGGGTGCGGTCGCCATGGCCAAGACGGAGCAGAAGGACGGCTCCTACCAGCCCGCCAAGGACATGGCCGACGCCATCGTCACCTCCCAGACCGCCGAGATCACCCGGATGAACGGGCTCCTCGGCAAGGTCTGACTCTCACGAGCAAGAGGCGGGGCGGGCGGGCGTCGCACCCGGCGCCCGCCCCGCCCGGTACGCCTGGGCTCTCTCCCACCGTGCCCACCGTGCCCACCGGGGTGGACCGGCGGAGGCCGACGGCACGGGCTTGTCGGTACGGGTCACGGTCGACCGGCGGTGTGATTCGTCGTGGTTCGAACCGATCTGTGTGGGCGCGGGATCAAAGCCACCAGTTGGTACCGGTCGGACCGCGACCGCGACCGCAACCGGCTCGTGTGACACCGGGTCCTTGCCCGGACCGCATCTGACAGGCTCAGTCGCCCGCGGTGTCCTTCCGGACGGCGGTGACCAGCCACGAGCTGCTGCGCAGCCACACGGCCCCGGCGTCTTCGTAGGGGCGCAGCGCGTCGATCAGTGCCTGTCGGGCCTGCTCCTGGGCATCGGGTGCGACCTGGCCGAGCAGGTGGCGGCCAGGGCCGGAGTCGATCAGGAAGGCCGAGGCGTCCTCGGCATCCTTACCCCAGTTGCCGGCGGCTTCCACCCGCTCCGCGCGGGCGTTCCCGAAGCCGGCGGAGGTCAGGAGGGCGAGCGTGTGGTCGGGGTCGGTCAACGAGAACATGCCCGGTGCGCCGGGCGTGCCGAAGTCTCCGAGCGGCAGGATGCCGTCCAGCGAGGCCAGCGCCCGGAGCCACTCGTTGGCCCCGGCTTCTGCCGCGCAGATGAACGCCAGCCGGCCGCCCGGGCGCAGCGCGCCGCGGATGTTGGCGAAGGCGCCGACAGGGTCTGCGAAGAAGGTCATGCCGTAGCGGCTGACGGCCGCATCGAATGCCCCGGGGTCGAACGGGTGGACCTGTGCGTCGCCTTGGACGAAGGACACGTTGTGCACTCCTTCGCGTGCCGCACTCGCCCTGGCCCGCTCGAGCATCGGACCCGACAGATCCACTCCCATGGCCCGCCCCCCGCCGCATCGCTGTGCCGCCAGGCGGGTCGTGCGGCCGGCTCCGCAGCCGATGTCGAGCACCTGGTCGGTGTCCCGGATGTCGGCGGCGTCGAGCAACGGCTGGTTGAAGCCGTCGTTGATGGCGTCCCAGCGTTCCTGACTACGGGCCCACTGTGCTCCTTCGTAGCCGTTCCATGCCTCGGCCTGCGTCGTGTTGGTGATTCGGCCCATGGGTGAACTCCCTCCCGTCCGAGCGCAGTACGGTGCCCGGACCCTTAGTATGGGCAAGTGCCCAAACAGTATGGGCGATCGCCCGTACTGGCAATGGGCTTGAGGGAAGGGGCTGTTGTGTCACCTCGTGGAGTCGCGATTCCGGATCTGCGTGAGCGGTTGTTCGCGGCGGCGGAACGGGTGGTGGCGCGAGACGGTGCGGCGGGCCTCACGAGTCGCTCCGTCACGGCTGAGGCGGACTGCGGCAAGGGCGTCCTGCACGCGCACTTCGCGGGCCTGGACGAGTTCGTTGCCGAGCTGGTCCTGGACCGGTTCGCGCGCGGTGCCCGCCAAGCCGAGGCGCTGGACGCGAAGGTGGGGCAGGCCACGGCTGCGGCCAATCTCCAGGAAGTCGTCCTTGCCTTGCTGGATGCCCTGCCCCCGGCGGTGGTGGGTCTCTCGCTGACACGCCCGGCGGCCGCGCTGCGTACCCGGGAAGGCTTCCAGGCGGGAGCGCCCGCGTTCGATGCGATCCAGCACGCCTTTGTCGCCTACCTGCAGGCGGAGCAGCGTGGCGGCCGGATCGCCGCGGACGCCGACGTCGCCACGATCGCGCTGGCGCTGGTCGGCACGATGCATCACCTGCTGATGACGCGCGTTCCCGGCCTCAGCGAGGAGCCGGAAGCGACCGTAAGGCGACTGCTGGCCGTACTGCTGGGTGGCGCCGGGCAGCCGCCAACGGCGTGAGCGTCGGATTGGGTGTCGCTGCACGTCCCGCAGCCAGGTACGGCTCGGTGGGGTCCGGGGGGCGGCGTAACGCACTGTGCGACTGGACCCACCGCCACCTCGGCCACATCGAGGCCTCCCGCCACCGCTTCGGCACCTGACGGGCGGAGCCCCGCGCCCGAAGCCGTCCGCCGCACGCATCCGGCAGCCGCGTTGGGGCCGTTGAGGGCGGGCGGCCGGGCTTGTGCGGCACTATGCCGGGCTGCGCGGCGGTAGCCGTTGTGTGATCCGGTCGAACAAGTCCGTCAGCGGCTCGCTGATGTCCTGGCCGAAGTCGGTCAACCCGTAAGTGACCTGAGGCGGCGTCGTCGGCTCGACCTCCCGCCAGACCAGGCCGTCCTGCACCAGCGCGCGCAGGGTCTGAGCCAGCATCTTCTCGCTGATGCCCTGGATGCCGTCGCGCAGTTCGTAGAACCGAAGGTCATTGCTCCGCAAGGAGATCAGAACCCAGATGCCCCACCTGCTGGTCACATGGTCGACCACGTCACGCGCGGGGCAGTCGGTGTGAAACACCTCACGCCCATGGTTCGTCGCGACCGGTTTCAGCTGCGCGCCTTCCCTCATGTCGGGAGCTTACCCCTGGGTATGTCCTTACGGAAAGTAAGCCCGGCTCCTAGCGTCCATCACGGAAGCGCACGACGAATCAGGAGCTGAACATGATCGTGGTAACCGGGGCTACCGGGAATGTGGGCCGACCGTTGACGCAGGCCCTGACAGAGGCGGGCGAGCAGGTGACGGCGGTGTCGCGGCACCGGGCGGAGCTGCCGGAGGAGGTCCGGCACCTGTCGGCCGACCTGGCCGAACCAGCCGCTCTCACAGCCGCGTTGACCGGGGCGAAGGCGCTCTTCCTCCTGCTCTCCGGCAACCTGCACGCCCCCCGAGCCAGGCCGACCGACATCATCCGCCTTGCCGCGTCCAGTGGCGTCCGCCGGGTCGTGCTGCTGTCCTCGCAGGGCGTGGCGACCAGGCCGCTCGGTCCGTCGCGGGTCGCGATGCGCACCGTGGAAGACGCGTTGCGGGACTCCGGAATGGACTGGGTCGTCCTGCGGCCGGGAGGGTTCGCCTCCAACGCCTTCGCCTGGGCCGAGTCCGTCCGCACGCAAGGAACGGTCGCCGCGCCCTTCGGCGATGTAGGGGTTCCGGTCGTCGATCCGGCGGACATCGCCGAGGTCGCGGCGGCCTGCCTGCTGGACAATCGGCACACCGGCGCGGTGTACGAGCTGACCGGGCCGGAGGTGATCACGCCGCGTCAGCAGGCGGAGGCGATCGCAGCCGCGCTCGGCTCGCCCGTACGGTTCCGCGAACTCACCCGCGAGGAGGCCAAGGCCACGATGGCCCGGTTCGTGCCGATCGAACTCGCCGACGACACCCTGGACATCATCTCTGCTCCGAACCCGGCCGAACTGCGGATCAGCCCGGACGTGGAAGGAGTCATCGGCCGTGTCCCGCGCACCTTCAACGACTGGGTTGCCCGCCATGTCGCCGCATTCCGCTGACGCGGAACTTTAATGAACGGGCGCGCCAGTTGACCTCGAGGTGGACCGACTCGACCTTGTCGAAGGCGCTGGTCCCGGTGTTCATGCCCGCGACGAACGCTGCGTGTGACCAGGCGTCGAAGTTGCCGAACACGAAAGGGAGTTCCAGGCAGTGCGGGGAGCCCAGCCCGGCCGTCTTGGGCGGGGGTGGGGCAGTCGAACTCGTCGGCACAGGCCGGGCGGCCACCGGCTGCCCGCGCTTGCGCGAACGCCAGGGTGGGCTTCCTGACCAGCTCGTCGGTGATCAGGTCGATGAGGACGTCGACCGGCCGTGCGCCCGGGCGGGCGGCCTCGTAGGCGGCGTACGCTTCGGCGCCGGCGCCGAACGACGCGGCGGCCGCCTCATCGACCGGAGTCCGACGATCCAGCCCGGTGAAAGCCCGCCCAGTGCGGGGGCCCTATGTCTTTGGTCAAGGCGGTCGGGTGGCAGTGTGGCTGTCATGAGTGATGACGTGCCTGTTCGGGAGTCGGCGGGCGAGGCGAGGGCACGCGGTGGTGCGACTCTTGCGGTCATCCGGGCGTGCTGCTTTCCGCCCTCCCCGGCGTTCCCCGAATCGGACTACCCTCGGCTTCTGCCTGGCCGCTGCGACGGCCTGGCGGTGGAGGTCTCTCGCCTTCACTCGATTGCGTGACGCTTGGTGGCGCACCTTCTTGTCGTAGTAGGCCCGCGATGCCGGGGCCCCCAGGGCCGCGAAAGCGGAGAGGAAGAAAGCCCGTTTGAGCTGCTCGTTTCCCCGTCTGGAGGTCCTAGTACTCCAGCTGTAGATCGTGATCTTGCTGGTGGGGCCTGTAAGGGAACGGGCGCGGCCGCCGTTGATCATCGTCGATGTGGACTGACGACGAGACGGTGGCCACTCCAAGCGTAGATCCTGCACGTTCACTGTCGGCCGGCATGCCGCCGGGCACCGCAAGCGGTCCGGACCTGCCCTCGGACCGGACCGCTCACCGCGTGCTACTCCTCGCTAGGCTGCTTGGCCCGCCGGGTGGAAGTTGATGCGTTCACGGATGACGGGGAAGCCAGCCTTGGCGAAGTTCGCGGCCATGGGGAAGTTGGCCTGGTCCGTCGCTCCGCTGACGAACTCCGCGCCCTGCTCGACGAGGAGGTGGGTGCACTCCGCGAGGAGGTCGTAGGCGTAGCCGCGACCGCGCTGTTCCGGGACGACTCCGACGAAGCCGATCGTCGGGCCGGAGGGGTTGTGGGCCGGGATGTGGATGCCGGCCAGGTCGCCCTCCGGCGTGTGTGCGATCTGCCACCATTCCCGTGGGGAGGGGCACCAGTTGAAGAAGTCGAGTTCCTCCTGGGCGGCCTGGTCGAGGCCGCCCTCCTCGATGGCCCTGAGCGCGTGGGCGTCCAGAGTGGCGGAGTGGATGCGGCGCAACGCGTCGAAGAACACGGTGTCGTCGGGTTCGGCGCTGAAGCGCAGGCGTCCGGGCCGCTCGGGCAGACCTCGCTCGGGGGTCCAGCGGTACAGGAAGCGTTCCACCAGAAGCTCGTACCCTGCGGCTCGTGCGGCGGCGAAGCGCGCCTCGGCTCCGGCGCGCAGGTAGGTCTTTTCCCGCCAGCCGCCGGGCAGGTTGATCTCGAGTTCGACTTGCCAGGGAGCGGAGCGCAGGAGTTCGGCCCCGGCCTCCTCCTCGCCCTCGGCCACGTCGAACCAGTTGATGTTGACGGGCTCCGAGTCGTCGGGGCCGCCCCACCACGCACCGCGTGCGACGACCTCGCCGTCGCGCAGGGCGACGCGCTTCCAGTCGGGCCGGAACCGGGTACGTCGGTGGCCTTCACCGGCGCCGAGGGGGTCGGGGTGTGCGTCGAAAAGATGTGCGTCGCTCGCGGAGAGCGCGCGGATGACCGTATCGGTCATGGATTCCTCCGGGATACAGGCTGCTTGGAGCGCTCCCGGTCAGAACTGACGAACTACGCCGGGATAGCGGAAGAGGGAGCGCTGGAAAGGTGTGAACTGCACGGCACTCGCCTCCTTCCATCCATCTCAGGGCGTGAAGCCACACGGTACGTGATCTTCCGCGGGTCCGTCCACGGATTTCCGTGCCCCTTGAAGGAGGGGTTCGCGGGACGATGCAGAGCGCCCTCAAAGGCCCGCGGGGCCGTAGGCGGACTGTAGTGCTCCAGCTGTGTGGATTGTGATCTTGCTGGTGGGGCCGGTACGGGAACAGATGCGGCTGCCGTTGACCATCGTGGGTGTGTGGACTGACAACGAGACGGTGCCCACTGGTCACAGCATAGATCCGCGCGTTGGCGGGAGGCGTTTGAGGTGGCCATGGGGCGCATCGCGGGCCGGTTCGCCCGCGATGAACCTCGCCTACGGGCCGGGCGGTTGGTGCTGGGCCTGCTGTCGGACCTGCCGCGCAAGAACTGCTGGACGATCGCGGAGTGGGCCGGCGAGGCAACCCCGCACGGCATGCAGCACCTGCTGTGCCGGGCGTCCTGGAACGCTGATGCCGTCCGCGACGACGTCCGAGAATACGTCGTCGAGCACCTCCACGACGATGCGGCGGCGCTGGTCGTCGACGAGACCGGCGACGTGAAGAAGGGCACCCACACCGTCGGGGTCCAGCGCCAGTACACAGGCACCGCGGGACGGATCGAGAACTCCCAGGTCGCCGTCTACCTCGT is drawn from Streptomyces sp. NBC_01232 and contains these coding sequences:
- a CDS encoding class I SAM-dependent methyltransferase, with protein sequence MGRITNTTQAEAWNGYEGAQWARSQERWDAINDGFNQPLLDAADIRDTDQVLDIGCGAGRTTRLAAQRCGGGRAMGVDLSGPMLERARASAAREGVHNVSFVQGDAQVHPFDPGAFDAAVSRYGMTFFADPVGAFANIRGALRPGGRLAFICAAEAGANEWLRALASLDGILPLGDFGTPGAPGMFSLTDPDHTLALLTSAGFGNARAERVEAAGNWGKDAEDASAFLIDSGPGRHLLGQVAPDAQEQARQALIDALRPYEDAGAVWLRSSSWLVTAVRKDTAGD
- a CDS encoding DUF6153 family protein, yielding MTFAAKPLGRRPAGRGFLLLVLAVLAGVLGMHALAPSPLPTAHAGSGHTMVMAHTEADPDAAGDCSHPAGGSDHLDHADGTCAAAGVSSSYAPPALSAAFGGVPAAVVQAGAAPEAPVSTRAPPDLSELQLLRI
- a CDS encoding MarR family winged helix-turn-helix transcriptional regulator, with the translated sequence MYDRGSGSSNPSEQTVELLAAAGRAVETLVAERIGVRGSSPLHQSVLKALADLGPHAHLDLATQIEAPLDDVVRVIDELMEQGLVHAMVVNIGGRHEVVTLTEAGTEALAATVDDVKSLQDALLASITKGERAQLHYLLRRVYTTATRADGLRSVSP
- a CDS encoding TetR/AcrR family transcriptional regulator, which codes for MSPRGVAIPDLRERLFAAAERVVARDGAAGLTSRSVTAEADCGKGVLHAHFAGLDEFVAELVLDRFARGARQAEALDAKVGQATAAANLQEVVLALLDALPPAVVGLSLTRPAAALRTREGFQAGAPAFDAIQHAFVAYLQAEQRGGRIAADADVATIALALVGTMHHLLMTRVPGLSEEPEATVRRLLAVLLGGAGQPPTA
- a CDS encoding DUF305 domain-containing protein, whose protein sequence is MNRNRSLVRRTTAVGAVATAALVLAACGSNDSPAGHGGHASASPSASASAAQGQHNAADAAFAKGMIPHHRQAVEMADLAPTRADSAEVKQLAEEIKKAQDPEIKTLSGWLASWGEQVPAEGAMDHSMHGAGGGMMTAEEMENLKNASGKAFDTAFMELMIKHHEGAVAMAKTEQKDGSYQPAKDMADAIVTSQTAEITRMNGLLGKV
- a CDS encoding GNAT family N-acetyltransferase, encoding MTDTVIRALSASDAHLFDAHPDPLGAGEGHRRTRFRPDWKRVALRDGEVVARGAWWGGPDDSEPVNINWFDVAEGEEEAGAELLRSAPWQVELEINLPGGWREKTYLRAGAEARFAAARAAGYELLVERFLYRWTPERGLPERPGRLRFSAEPDDTVFFDALRRIHSATLDAHALRAIEEGGLDQAAQEELDFFNWCPSPREWWQIAHTPEGDLAGIHIPAHNPSGPTIGFVGVVPEQRGRGYAYDLLAECTHLLVEQGAEFVSGATDQANFPMAANFAKAGFPVIRERINFHPAGQAA
- a CDS encoding SDR family oxidoreductase, which translates into the protein MIVVTGATGNVGRPLTQALTEAGEQVTAVSRHRAELPEEVRHLSADLAEPAALTAALTGAKALFLLLSGNLHAPRARPTDIIRLAASSGVRRVVLLSSQGVATRPLGPSRVAMRTVEDALRDSGMDWVVLRPGGFASNAFAWAESVRTQGTVAAPFGDVGVPVVDPADIAEVAAACLLDNRHTGAVYELTGPEVITPRQQAEAIAAALGSPVRFRELTREEAKATMARFVPIELADDTLDIISAPNPAELRISPDVEGVIGRVPRTFNDWVARHVAAFR
- a CDS encoding BlaI/MecI/CopY family transcriptional regulator produces the protein MVRNGRDARRPHGELVADVLAILWAAEEPLTPHQINAALERDLARTTVTTILTRLHEKGTLVRTRAGRGFAYAAADDAAGLAAGRMRQELEREPQRDLVLKRFVSSLSGDDEEALRRLLLEREQGD
- a CDS encoding winged helix-turn-helix transcriptional regulator; the protein is MREGAQLKPVATNHGREVFHTDCPARDVVDHVTSRWGIWVLISLRSNDLRFYELRDGIQGISEKMLAQTLRALVQDGLVWREVEPTTPPQVTYGLTDFGQDISEPLTDLFDRITQRLPPRSPA
- a CDS encoding OsmC family protein, which encodes MARLHSYATRVTWTGNLGTGTSHYRAFSRAHEVAAGELPAILGSSDPTFHGDASRWNPEQLLLAALSQCHMLSYLHFCTVNGVVVTSYVDEATATMATAGDGGQFTEAVVHPRITVSEESMVVAALALHEEAHRACFIANSVNFPVRHEPTVTVG